GAATGAGAGAGGAGTGGCAGGTGGCAGTGGTGGCAGCGGCGGCGGCGACGGTGAGTGTGGCGGAGGGAGAGGAGCACCACCACGACGCCATGGTTGGAGTGAGTTGAGTGGGTAGTGTTCGGTGATGTGTTGCGTTAATTATCAGAAGCAGTGACACAAAATTTGTGGTGGTTattattataagttataactttttttttgacacaggTTATAAGTTATAACTGTAACTGCTTGCTAAGTGCAATGAAATAGAATTTAAATAATCTCGTTAATATCTGAAAAATGCAATGTACCACAAAATAGTTtaggaaaaaatttataatataatttttttatcaagaaatattagtttttttataaatagcaATGGGAAGGATTTAAACCGGtgacttctttctttctttctttttttacccTTCAATTTTGTCTCCAATCAATAATCTAACTTTATATTTCCAaaatatagaagaaaaataatacaagACAAATATATAAGTTACACGATAATTTTACTAATCAcctaatattaattatcttaacataatttatatcaaatttaatatgtttatagaaataaaaagagaaaaaaattataataaaaattatagtatttcttttttaaaatgattaacttGGTTAGTTATTATCTTTCAGTTATtaaagaaatagaaataagaaCATATGtaccttttaaatattttgtatttaagacAAAATGTTATTTCATGATTACCTGAGTTACAAAAATGATAGGTTTTATCTTATTAAAGAGATACAAAAAGTTTACAATACACACTCTATTCAATCAACCaaccatatattaaaaaatctattGCTTTTACTCACTTATAATGTTATACCCATCTTGAGAGTGAATGAACTATGAAGAATAACTTTCCAtataccaaaaagaaaaaaagaataagttTCGGGCTAAACGTTAGTTGGGCTTGATTCTGATCCATTATGCCTGGTTAAGGAAAGTGTTTAACTTCCTTTTTTCCTTACGGGATTTGGTTAAGCAATAAGTTTCATGCACTATTatctctaaaacaaaaaaaactagtgCATTTAACTTCATTTTCAGTGCATTGACcaaaactttaattaaaataaaacttagaacATCTCCAATAGAAAAAACTCATTTGGTTCTCACAGTGTCATGCCATTCGTAAGAAACTCATGTCAAATTTTACTCCAATGcaagaaatcataaaaaactacaaaaaattcaaacattatAGTTTCTTATATAAGAAATTATCCTTAGTAATCAAGGAACCACTTTATCACGTTATTATATTTCAATGCATAAAAGGAAGATTTTTTCAGccaaacaacaaaagaaaaagtaagaGCTATGACGATTTCCAAAGACTACTCAATCCAACTTTTTTCTGTCCTTATGGTGATAAGATTTTCGTTACATAAGAAAAGACACAGAGATGATGGCGCCCAAGACCAAGAGATTACTGGACCTACAGGGTTAGGTAAGTGGAAACTcgaaatatttcaaattaaattattaacacatgttcgttaattaatttatgtggtttccttttattttttacgaACTCTTAACAATTAAACGTCAAGAGTTATCTATGACTTTGTCTTTGGAAATTGGAACGCGTTATATGCTGCTGAAAAAGGACCCGTTGAACCTTCTAAAACCGTTGTTTACATAAAATAAGTGGAtgattcagcaaaaaaaaaaaaaaaagttgatgcgTTTTACTTAAGCAACAATATGTGATGCAAGTTGATTATACAAAgtgagaacaaaaataaattgtcatgtatatattttcaagttatatttaataatgtgGCACTTGAAACTTTTTGAACGATCcaactcatttattttaataattatacataGTATTAGATTTAGGGGTTGCCCCTTTGGAGAATAGAGCTTTGTTCTCTGTTATTGATTATTGGTGAGAAAGATTCTATGCAATGCGTTGAAAATAAACCATTTAGTGCTCGGTATTcccttctttgtttttctttgtatatAGGACCATTCATATATGTTTTGAGATATTTACATTTACACTcacctcattattttttttctgtgaTTTTGTACTCCCTATTGGATAAAGCTCAAGGCTGTCAACAAAGATAATgtggagaataaaaaaaagaagaaaaaaagaagtatgAATCCATGAAAGTTTAAAAGAATTAGCTACGCCGTAGTTAAAATTGTGTTAGCTAGACTTGATCCAGATTCAAATGAGGGATTACATTGTCAAACATTTGGATTTTTAGTTTGAAACTCCGAAACATTTTTGAGTGCACGGCTACTCTTTTTCAATTGTTTATAAAGCTCGGGAATTCCCTTCAGTTAATATAAtccttttttcttcaaattgtcCAAAATTAAACAccctcttttttatttcatagaAAAGTAATACTGTatgagttcaaaaagaaaagaaaagtaataCTATACTATtcagataaaaattaaattagtagtATTTCAAAAATACGTGGaaaatatataacactaaagAAAACAcaggaacttttttttttttttgggggggggggggggggggggttgtaaATAGGATATAGAAAACTATAGCAATTCCAAATGAAGGAATATATttgagtaaattttaatttgattcctaaattgtacaaaattaattttataatatttatgataaccacaaaaataatataattaatttctacgagaataaaaaaacaatttatcaattttcagtTATCTTAATTcctcaataaaataataagtacaggatcaatgaaatttttagttatcttattatggaataaaaaatactattaaataataaatgccACTGTTAAATTAAAGGATATCTCGTCATTAATGaacataaaaagttattatttatacaatatatatatatatatatatatatatatatatatatatattatagtttattatattttactttctcACACagcattttcttttataatgatATTGGTTCATGACTTTTTGCATAAGATCAGGAATCTATAGTTGTTTTATACAGCAACTAgactaaataatataattatatatatgcaaaGAACAAGGTAAGTAGTATATATGCATTTTATATATAGAAGAATTCCGATTCCTacctaaaaatactaaaaatcaagaGAGTTAGTTCGACAACTTTGACGGCATTACATATTGCATCAGTATTATAAAGAAACGATGTTAAATAATCGCCACATGTGCTTGATAAAGTCTGCatacaaaataaaaccaacGATGGTGAccctttttaagttttaaccatTCAAGTCAAACATTAAATCGGAAGCTTCAACCCTTGTCATAATATGCCATTACCTGCTCTTAAACGTGTTCATGTTCCCACCCTATTTCATCCACCTATAATATGCTATATATTAGATATACATagagaaaaaccaaaagagaggaaaagaagGAATATATCATATCATCAAGAGCTTTTGTCTATAGTGTCTACCATATTTATGCAATTATCACATATAtagtatatgataaattaatttcttcttgATATTTTGAAACcaccaaaaaattaaacatgatggCTGCAGAACATCAAAGAATTCATCCTGTTCATGATGTGGAGGCACAACACAGACCATTGGTGCCTCAAAACATTGCAAAATCTGATGATAAGGGTATTCCTCATCGCACTTTTCCTGTGATGCATTCAAAGCCACctaagagaagaagaagctgttgCTGCAGGTTCATGTGTTGGACACTTAGCATATTACTGATTTTGATAATTGCTATTGCCATCACAATAGGGATCCTATACCTTGTTTTTAGGCCAAAGCTCCCCAAATACTCAGTGGACCAACTGAGGATAAGCCAGTTCAATGTTTCAGACAACAACACCCTCTATGCCACCTTCAATGTTGCAATCACTGCAAGAAACCCTAACAAGAAGATTGGAATATACTATGAGGGTGGAAGCCACATAAGTGCTTGGTACATGGAAACACAATTGTGTGAAGGGTCTTTGCCAAAATTCTACCAGGGTCACAGGAACACCACAGTGCTTGATTTGCCTCTAACTGGTCAAGCACATGATGCAAATGGCTTGGTGAATAGAATTCAGGAGCAGCTGCAACAGACCAACAATGTTCCTCTCAATCTTAAGGTGAATCAGCCTGTGAGGGTTAAGCTTGGTAAGTTGAAGCTCTTCAAAGTCAAGTTCAGGGTTAGGTGCAAGCTTGAGGTGGATAATATTCTTGGGGCTAGTAATGATATTAGAATTTCTAGAAGTAGTTGTAAGTTCAAGCTTAGGCTGTGATGAATTCACTAgtacatatattattattgttgattagaattatatatatatatacatatatatatatatatatatatatatacatatatatatatatgccattgttatattatattactattactatttcgtttcatctttttgtggtttgtttgattgaaatttttcaTAAAGGATGGAGGATCAGATGTGggttttttctctctccattGGCACTTTTGAGTTACAGTTCATGTAATTTGATTCTAGCTATTTATTATTCAGCCTCTATTTCTTATTCACAAAGTAGCATATTTATTACTAtctattttatatgtttaattgtaataatataatgacaaatattattagttttttctgCACCTAGTAAAGCTAGCATATGACGATCTTTAATGGATAGAGGGACGTGAATTCGAATTTTGTTAATATGAAAATTAGCTTGTTGTTGGTAGGTgagttataagtatttttctaACCTCCTAGAGTCTTGACGCCAACTCTAACTTGACAGTTTTTAAGATTCAACTCAtataaattaacattaatttttactaaaaaaattagccAAAAACAAAGACAGTTTTGATTATGGGAGACTAAACTACACATAGAATTTACAATAATGTATTGAACTAAATATATAAGGGAccaactatatataaaaaatttaaattcattcaataatatatatgtattaactttataattttttaattatatatatttcgaATTCTTAATTACATCAATATTTGATCATAACATTTCTCACATCTACCAAGACAATTTAGTTAGCAGCtatgtgaattattataaatctttttatatatatcgtAACTTTTAATTTCAAAGAATAATAAAGTCATATGATTACAAATgtaatcatttaaaattaaatagcaataaacaaattatacgagagaaagtatttaaaataaaaataaataatactcaaatattttttctccatgatgaaaataataaaaaaggaaatataatatttgtctaaaagaataaaaaatattattattttacaataaagttATAAAGGAGAATAAATATTTtgccaaaaactaaaaataacactTGAATACTACAATATTATTTCCAAAGTCAAATCTCACtagctaaataaaaaaaaattatcctttataatattaaaattataaagtgatgatattaagaaaaatctttaatattagttaaaattagacttaaatatatttttaattattgataaatgatcaaattttattttagtttttaataatttttgttattgtcagtcctgataaatttaaaattttatttttttttccttaaatgttatctaaattactttattttactatttaaagGACTACCTAAATATATTTAGGAATAAAAATAAGACTTTAAATTTACAAGTACTAACAAAGTTTgtaggaaaaaaacaaaacttagacatttattaaagattaaaaatatattaagccttaaaaattatacaacaataagaagaaaagaagcaaaaatttataattttcaatcaattttaatgtaaaagTTATGTGTCAAAAAGTATGTTAATAGTATTTTAGAGGTAAAATCCTACTACTAAATAAAGTAAACCAAACTCATTTTGCACCAAAACTCTCCGATAGCAAAGCCTGCAACTTTTGCACCACAACCTTCGTATCCTCACCGTACCTCGCCACCGATTTCATGTAATCGGATGGAGAATCGGGTAACTGATTAGAAAGGGGAACATCATTTTCTATGCTCCGAAGGTTGCGTTGGGTTTGATCAATAATTGAGTCTAAGGTGTTCGACGAAATGTCAAACCGAGTTTGCATAAAAAAGGGGTTGTTGACACTAATGGGTGCGAAGTTTGTGGGCAAACAAGGGCACCCAACTCGTTTTTCCATGTGTCTTCGATCCAAAACTACGTCTGCGCAGTATGTAGCAACAAGATTTCGAGACCCCACGTTTGAGAAACTCATGGACAACTACAAGAACCTTGTCAAAGTCATTGCCGTTCAAGACCTCATCCTTGCAAACCCAAAGAATCCATCAGTCTCCATTGATTTCCTCTCCAAGCTCTCCCAGAAGCTCCACCTGAACCGTGGCGCCACTGCCTTCCTCCGCAAGTTTCCTCACATCTTCCACATTTACTATGACCCTTCCAAGTTGAAGCCCTTTTGCAGGTTAACTGATGCTGCTCTTGATGTTTCACGGCAGGAAGCAGTGGCCATCAATGCTTCTTTGCCTGATGTTGTTGGAAGACTTGTTCGGATACTGTCAATGTCTGCATCCAGAATGGTGCCTCTTAGAGCTGTTTTTAAGGTTTGGAAGGAGCTTGGGCTGCCTGATGACTTCGAGGACTCGGTTATATCTGCTAATTCTGGTGTTTTTCAGCTGTTTGAGGCGCATGAACCAAATACTCATTTGTTGAAGCTGGTTGATGGTGCTTGCAACAATGGTTTTAGGGCAGCTGTTGAGGATTGGAGGGTTGTTGAGTGCTGCAAGGAGGACTGCAGTGTTGATAGGATGGAAATGCAGTTCAATTTCAAACAAGGGTACCCTCCGGGGATGAGGTTGACCAAGAATTTCAAGGCCAAGGTGAAGGAATGGCAAAGGTTGCCGTATGTGGGGCCTTATGAAGTGGTGGGTGAGAAGAAGAAGTCTAAGGCTGGAATGATGGCTTTTGAGAAGCGAGCAGTGTCGATTGTTCACGAGTTCCTGAGTTTGACGGTGGAGAAGATGGTGGAAGTTGAGAAAATCAGCCAGTTTAGAAATTGGTTTGGGATTGATTTAAATATAAGGGATCTATTCCTGGACCACCCAGGGATCTTCTATTTGTCTACCAAGGGTAAAAGGCATACTGTTTTTTTGAGGGAAGCTTATGAACGAGGGTGTTTGATCGAACCAAATCCCATCTATGATGCAAGAAGAAGGCTACTTGATCTTGTTGTTTTAGGACGTCGGGGTCTGCCAGCTGTTAATTCAAAGTTCCAGGATACAAGCGGCTGCAATGAGACTGGACAAGAGGAAAACCAGCAAAGCCACGATTCTTTACCATCTTGACTTTAAGCATTACAGCTTTGTTAATGTGTCTTGTTATTTGCTTTTCCATGTCTAGGGTTGCTTAATTTTCTTGTGTGCTGCTTTCGGCATACAAGTGACTTCAAATGCAAGGATAGTAATGGCTTTGACTCTAACTTGATTTAATGCTCTGCACAAATCAGTTTGATATATAGGAAGACCTCCTAATTATTCGTGAGAAGCTCTCCTCTGTACTAGAATGGCTGAATTAACTCCATTATGTTACTTTGTTTCTGCTTGTTCTTAAAACGTTCTGTGAAACTGTAGCTGATTTTTTATTACATTGGAAGATGCTAAACTATGGTTCCCTGCTTACCACAAAAGCTTTGCTACAGAAACCATAAAGAATACAAATTCCTTGTTTTCTATGCATTCCTTTAACAACACTTTTCTTGAATGGCTCAACCAATGAACACTCTGTCAAAACATATTATTCGATCAGTGATTATATCATAACAAATATGCTCCATAGTGGTGCAATCCTTCCTATACTTGACATAATTATCATGCTAGAGCTATCTTTCTTTCtccatcatatatataattctaatgcaaatctaagttttttttaactattatttattgatttattttatcgGTATAAATTCATAACCTGATCTTCAAGTTacctaaataatataaaaagaagaaaactgaatttaatacttatttttctgGAAATAGAGTTCCCCGTTATGGCACCTAAATTATAGTGACTTCTTCCCAGAGTGGCATAAAACGAGCCTTATAGCATGCcaacaagaaacaaaaacaaaaccataTTCCATTTGGCAGGTATTGGCTATGTTGAATCGTGATTTAAGTCATTGGACTATCAAAACCCAAGATTTCTGTTAATGTGTTGTCAGGTCTTCTATCCCTCTTCGACTATATTCCATTTCATTCACTTatttaaaatgagaaattaggttattttcaaaagaaattcTGTCTTGTAAGAAGCATCTGTCTTACTTCATTTTCTTGTTTTGCTCTAATTGAAGGAGAATGATGATTTGGCATTAGTCCAGGAAAGATAGGCATTTGTAAACAAGGATTGGAACTTGCTTACGAGACGTCGAGATTACTAAACACTAGTTCATCTTCCCACTTTGAGGTTGAACAGCAGGTCAATGGTGAATTCATTAACTTCGGTTTTAATGATGTCTAGAGAAGTTAGGTCCTTGAAAGAGGTAGCTGGTTGGAATGAACTGTTGAGGGCATTGATATTGGCATATTGCTATTTGAGCTCATTTTCGTGGCTGAAACCTGAAAGTTCATATTTCTCATTGATATTAAGGTGTGTTGTAAACTTCTTATTCAAATGTAGGTGATTAATCATTCTTTTACGAGGAATGTCTGCGACACTCTCTTTCTGACGCTCTCATTGTGATTgactgaaatttattgaaagtcACAAATTTGTAGATGAttctattttctaatttaaacatgagattcattaaaatttgtgatttttaacaaatttcaatcaatcacaAAAAGGTGTCAAGAGAGAGTGTCCATCTTCTTTTACTATATACTTATCATGTTTTTCGCGGTGCCTTGGTGAACTTTTGCAGAAACAAGCATCTCAGAAAAAGCAAGCAACACCGCTGCTAATCTGGCCCAATGCAGTTCATTCGTTTATGTTCTATTGATATAATTCATTCATAGTTGAATTTATGCCGTTTTGCATTTTGGTGtaactaacttctttttaaTCAAAGAAACTTTTGACATCAGAGTATAAAGAAAAGTTGATCCTTCTAGTAAGTTAAAGTCACAACTCTCAACTTTTCAGGCACTTTTAGCCATAACTCCAATTTGAAACTGACTTTAACATATACACAAGTATAACTCTTATAGTTTCTACCCAAAAGATAACTCACGTAATAGATTCACATATCTGAAAAGCTAACTGTAACAGAACTTTTGGATTCTATTAACATCGGAAATAAAAGATTGTTTACTGTAACAAATAATGCAACATGTTTTGACATGCAAATAACGTTACCATAATCCAACTATTATCAAGGTGCAAGAAAAGTTACTACATAGTCCGAGATCATATGTCCCAATCAATTTCTATGTACCATGTTAACACTTTttagtaaattgaaaaatatgcaGGGTCATTATTTGAATATTCATATTCAGAGTCACAATTTTGGCCTTTCTGATTCTTCAATTCAAAATGGTCTAgccaaaaagagtaaaaaatgtttctttcttttttataaagtgTACTGCTACATGGATATGCACCCGTTGTACCCTTATTCAAGATTGTACCTTTGTTGTGTACCACACAAAATTGACAGTTTTGTTTCTGGACAGCTTTGTTAAGAGAACCTGAAATAAGTGAAATAAAcagtaaaatgaattaaaatttatattttaattcaaaaattttatctcataactcatttatatttcttttcagTCTATCGAACAGACCATAAAACAGCTAACAAGAGAATCTTGTAAGTCATTTTGTGCTAATCTAATACCCTTGCTTCACAAAACCGATAACGGCTATGCTATCAAGTATCAACCTATTCCAGGTTCAatcaatccaaacaaaacaaaGCACCATGGCATAGTAACAAAAAATGTCAATTTTTACTTTCTAAACACACATGACATTTACGTTCAAATTTCAGGAGGTGGAGACAATAAGAATGTCTTcaagtgtttaatttttttgagacAAACTTGTGCCCTCTCAAGAACCAAATCGACCCTATCTTTCCTCTTGTTGTTCTTCCTGCTTGAGAAATGCTTCACCACAACACTCTTAGGAGTTTCAAGCTCAGAACTTCCACCAATCTTCTCTATCACTAATCTGTCTGCCAAAGCAAGTTCCAAATCATAGTCACTCCTCTTCCGTTGCTCCCCTAAGCTGGTGGATTCTGTTTCAAATGAATGACAAAACATCTCAAAACCATATATAGCTCTTAACATGAGAAACAAGAGACATAATGttgaatgaagaaaaaagaaaactcttGTAAACAAAAACTAACCATACTAACtattaacatttttcaaaaaaagaaaaactctttgcatgacaaaataaaagaaagaagaaaaaagtaaagaaaaaccTTCTGTATCAAAGAAAGCAAGGTGAGTGCTGAAGTTATTGTTTTCTGGAAGCTGTTCAGAATCCTGGTGATTGGTCTGGAGTTGAAAGATGAATGACCTAAGCTCATTCTTTAGATGTTCATGTTGGTTGGGATATTGAGCTTCAAGCAGCTTCAACTCTTCCTTTGCGTGTTCTTCCATAATGCTTCTTTCCCCTTCAAAAACATCATTTCATGGCTTTTTTTACTTGTTATTAGTACCTGTCAGGTGCATTCCATTCTTCCATCATATCCTAAactccctctctctttctctctctctctctctctgactATGTCTACCACTCCCTACTAGCtatgataaaatattgatgACTCAAAAGGCTGAGGTGATGGAAGTAAAGTTTTcgttttatctttgtttttatttgactAAAATGCTATCATCATTAATGTTATGTCCATtacatcatttatttttttgtttt
The nucleotide sequence above comes from Glycine soja cultivar W05 chromosome 11, ASM419377v2, whole genome shotgun sequence. Encoded proteins:
- the LOC114374868 gene encoding NDR1/HIN1-like protein 6, encoding MMAAEHQRIHPVHDVEAQHRPLVPQNIAKSDDKGIPHRTFPVMHSKPPKRRRSCCCRFMCWTLSILLILIIAIAITIGILYLVFRPKLPKYSVDQLRISQFNVSDNNTLYATFNVAITARNPNKKIGIYYEGGSHISAWYMETQLCEGSLPKFYQGHRNTTVLDLPLTGQAHDANGLVNRIQEQLQQTNNVPLNLKVNQPVRVKLGKLKLFKVKFRVRCKLEVDNILGASNDIRISRSSCKFKLRL
- the LOC114375757 gene encoding uncharacterized protein LOC114375757; this encodes MEEHAKEELKLLEAQYPNQHEHLKNELRSFIFQLQTNHQDSEQLPENNNFSTHLAFFDTEESTSLGEQRKRSDYDLELALADRLVIEKIGGSSELETPKSVVVKHFSSRKNNKRKDRVDLVLERAQVCLKKIKHLKTFLLSPPPEI
- the LOC114374767 gene encoding protein ROOT PRIMORDIUM DEFECTIVE 1-like, producing MSNRVCIKKGLLTLMGAKFVGKQGHPTRFSMCLRSKTTSAQYVATRFRDPTFEKLMDNYKNLVKVIAVQDLILANPKNPSVSIDFLSKLSQKLHLNRGATAFLRKFPHIFHIYYDPSKLKPFCRLTDAALDVSRQEAVAINASLPDVVGRLVRILSMSASRMVPLRAVFKVWKELGLPDDFEDSVISANSGVFQLFEAHEPNTHLLKLVDGACNNGFRAAVEDWRVVECCKEDCSVDRMEMQFNFKQGYPPGMRLTKNFKAKVKEWQRLPYVGPYEVVGEKKKSKAGMMAFEKRAVSIVHEFLSLTVEKMVEVEKISQFRNWFGIDLNIRDLFLDHPGIFYLSTKGKRHTVFLREAYERGCLIEPNPIYDARRRLLDLVVLGRRGLPAVNSKFQDTSGCNETGQEENQQSHDSLPS